A genomic segment from Flavobacterium sp. 9R encodes:
- a CDS encoding glutamine--tRNA ligase/YqeY domain fusion protein codes for MAAEEKSLHFIEQIIEDSIANGFPKEQLRFRFPPEPNGYLHIGHAKSICLNFGLGLKYNAPVNLRFDDTNPAKEEQEYVDAIKEDIKWLGFNWSEELYSSDYFQQLYDWAIVLIKKGKAYVDSQTSEEMAAQKGTPTQPGVDGPYRNRTIEENLQLFEGMKNGDFPEGSHVLRAKIDMASTNMLMRDPLMYRILHRHHHRTGNDWNIYPMYDYAHGESDYLEQISHSICTLEFVMHRELYDWFLDQIYDTNKVRPHQYEFARLNLNYTVMSKRKLLQLVQDKVVNGWDDPRMPTISGLRRRGYTAASIRKFCDTIGVAKRENIIDISLLDFCLREDLNKKAPRVMAVLDPVKLVITNYPEDKVEWLDAENNQEDETAGFRKVPFSRELYIEKEDFLEVAPAKFFRLSIGNEVRLKNGYIIKGESVVKNSDGSIKEIHVTYDTDSLSGSGSEASKRKVAGTLHWVAINHAIEAEVRLYDRLFTDEAPDSHKEKSFLEFVNPSSLQIVTGFVEPSLQEAVSGTHYQFQRLGYFSVDKDATATKLVFNKTVGLKDAWEEKDKKEANLLMNTQKEINKYVKEKDNNVASTLLASIVNNIESIDNYSLLTQTVTKNIKNDNNALLFSNLILKYSNKVSFKDIESEALQKLYTMSLKSQSTLVREIVIHNLQNDVVHLNQFQTLI; via the coding sequence ATGGCTGCAGAAGAAAAATCACTTCATTTTATAGAACAAATCATTGAAGATAGTATTGCTAATGGTTTTCCTAAAGAGCAATTACGCTTCCGTTTTCCACCCGAACCTAATGGTTATTTACACATTGGCCATGCCAAATCTATTTGTCTCAATTTTGGTTTAGGTTTAAAATATAATGCCCCAGTTAATCTTCGATTTGATGATACGAATCCTGCAAAAGAAGAGCAAGAATACGTAGATGCTATCAAAGAAGATATAAAATGGTTAGGTTTTAATTGGTCTGAAGAATTGTATTCTTCTGATTATTTTCAGCAATTGTATGATTGGGCTATTGTTTTGATTAAGAAAGGAAAAGCTTATGTAGATAGCCAAACTTCTGAAGAAATGGCCGCTCAAAAAGGAACTCCAACGCAACCTGGTGTTGATGGACCTTATAGAAATCGTACGATTGAAGAAAATCTTCAGTTATTTGAAGGCATGAAAAATGGTGATTTTCCGGAAGGAAGTCATGTTTTGAGAGCCAAAATAGACATGGCTTCTACTAATATGTTGATGCGTGATCCATTGATGTACAGAATTTTACATCGCCATCATCATCGTACAGGTAATGACTGGAATATTTACCCTATGTATGATTATGCTCATGGTGAAAGCGATTATTTGGAACAAATTTCTCACTCTATTTGTACTTTGGAATTTGTAATGCATCGTGAATTGTATGACTGGTTTTTGGATCAAATTTATGATACCAATAAAGTAAGACCTCATCAATATGAATTTGCTCGTTTGAACTTGAATTATACCGTTATGAGCAAACGAAAATTATTACAATTGGTTCAAGATAAAGTAGTTAATGGTTGGGATGATCCAAGAATGCCTACTATTTCAGGTTTACGTAGAAGAGGGTATACCGCTGCTTCTATTCGTAAATTTTGTGATACTATAGGTGTTGCTAAACGTGAAAACATCATTGATATTTCTTTATTAGACTTCTGTTTACGAGAAGATTTGAATAAAAAAGCACCTAGAGTAATGGCTGTTTTGGATCCTGTTAAATTGGTTATTACCAATTATCCAGAAGACAAAGTAGAATGGTTAGACGCTGAAAATAATCAAGAAGATGAAACTGCTGGTTTTAGAAAAGTTCCTTTCTCACGTGAATTATACATTGAAAAAGAAGATTTTCTTGAAGTGGCTCCAGCTAAATTTTTCAGATTAAGCATTGGTAATGAAGTACGTTTAAAAAATGGTTATATTATTAAGGGTGAGTCTGTTGTTAAGAATTCTGACGGTTCGATAAAAGAAATCCACGTTACTTATGACACGGATTCTTTGAGTGGAAGTGGGAGTGAAGCCAGCAAACGTAAAGTAGCTGGAACGCTTCATTGGGTTGCTATTAATCACGCTATTGAAGCAGAAGTTCGTTTGTATGATCGTTTATTTACCGATGAAGCACCTGATAGTCATAAAGAGAAAAGTTTCTTAGAATTTGTAAATCCTTCTTCTTTGCAAATTGTAACTGGTTTTGTAGAACCAAGTTTACAAGAAGCAGTTTCTGGTACGCATTATCAATTCCAAAGATTGGGTTATTTTTCTGTTGATAAAGATGCAACTGCAACAAAATTAGTGTTTAACAAAACAGTTGGTTTGAAAGATGCTTGGGAAGAGAAAGACAAAAAAGAAGCAAATCTTTTGATGAATACTCAAAAAGAAATTAACAAATACGTAAAAGAAAAAGATAATAATGTAGCTTCTACTTTGCTAGCTTCCATTGTTAATAATATTGAAAGTATTGATAATTATAGTTTATTGACTCAAACAGTAACCAAGAACATCAAAAATGATAATAATGCATTATTGTTTTCTAATTTAATTTTGAAATATTCAAATAAAGTATCTTTTAAAGATATAGAATCTGAAGCGTTACAAAAATTGTATACGATGTCTCTAAAAAGTCAATCTACTTTGGTTCGTGAAATCGTTATTCATAATTTACAGAATGATGTTGTTCATTTGAATCAATTTCAAACTTTAATTTAA
- a CDS encoding LysE family translocator has translation MINDILAGIPWGIFLSFMIGPVFFILLETSISKGFRAAMVFDLGVIFGDIVFISIAYLGSYRLITSLKDEPSLFIFGGIVMLAYGIISFIKLRNTEKSPEEILQDEILKKNYGSLFMKGFFLNIINIGVLGFWLAVIISVGPKMDMQTSRMLTFFTSVILSYLLIDCIKIVLAKKLKSKMTPTNIHKIKKGIAVVLMIFGIVLIAQGVFPGKKEMVKNALEKIE, from the coding sequence ATGATTAATGATATTTTAGCTGGAATTCCTTGGGGAATTTTTTTAAGTTTTATGATTGGCCCAGTATTCTTTATTTTACTAGAAACTAGTATTAGTAAAGGATTTAGAGCCGCAATGGTATTTGATTTAGGTGTTATATTTGGTGATATTGTCTTTATTTCTATTGCTTATTTAGGAAGTTATCGTTTAATAACTAGTCTTAAAGACGAACCTTCTTTATTTATTTTTGGTGGAATTGTAATGTTGGCTTATGGTATAATTTCTTTTATCAAATTGCGAAATACCGAGAAATCTCCAGAAGAAATTTTACAAGATGAAATTCTAAAAAAGAACTACGGAAGCTTATTTATGAAAGGCTTTTTTCTGAATATTATCAATATTGGTGTGTTGGGTTTTTGGTTAGCCGTTATCATTTCTGTTGGTCCAAAAATGGACATGCAAACTTCTAGAATGCTCACTTTTTTCACATCGGTTATCCTTTCTTATTTGTTAATTGATTGTATTAAAATTGTTTTAGCTAAAAAATTAAAATCAAAAATGACACCTACTAACATTCATAAAATTAAAAAAGGAATTGCTGTAGTTTTGATGATTTTTGGAATTGTTTTAATAGCACAAGGTGTTTTTCCAGGTAAAAAAGAAATGGTAAAAAATGCCTTAGAAAAGATAGAGTAG
- the folB gene encoding dihydroneopterin aldolase gives MGKIKLKNIRTFSYHGCLIEESKIGSDYRVDLEIETNLTQSALSDKLNDTVDYVLLNRIVVEEMAIRAELLENVAHRIIVRAMNEAPTITKIEVEVSKINPPIGGDVEAVTIVMSKTR, from the coding sequence ATGGGCAAAATTAAACTAAAAAATATACGCACCTTTTCTTATCACGGTTGTCTGATTGAAGAATCAAAAATAGGTTCAGATTACCGAGTTGATTTAGAAATTGAAACCAATTTAACACAATCTGCGCTATCAGACAAATTAAATGATACCGTAGATTATGTATTATTGAACCGAATTGTGGTTGAAGAAATGGCAATTAGAGCGGAATTATTGGAAAATGTAGCTCATAGAATCATTGTTCGTGCTATGAATGAAGCTCCGACTATTACAAAAATTGAGGTTGAAGTTTCAAAAATAAATCCTCCTATTGGTGGTGATGTAGAAGCGGTTACCATAGTTATGAGTAAAACACGCTAA
- a CDS encoding DUF6327 family protein, with translation MEPKKYSSYADIDRDLEILKIEKEIHYQKLLLSVQKTKESFEPQNIINSYLGSFKTTISKNYVQIIQTAIPYIIGWFINRKRGR, from the coding sequence ATGGAACCAAAAAAATATTCATCTTATGCAGATATTGATCGTGATTTAGAAATTCTGAAAATAGAAAAAGAAATCCATTATCAAAAATTACTATTGAGTGTTCAAAAGACCAAAGAGAGTTTTGAACCGCAGAATATAATTAATAGTTATTTAGGTTCTTTTAAAACCACCATTTCAAAAAATTACGTTCAAATCATACAAACAGCCATTCCCTATATTATTGGTTGGTTTATAAATAGAAAAAGAGGCCGCTAA
- a CDS encoding SPFH domain-containing protein, translating into MNPILIVLLVFGLLILLSSFFTVKQQTSIIVERFGKFHSIRQSGLQLKIPLIDRIAGRVNLKIQQLDVIIETKTKDNVFVKLKVSVQFMVVKETVYDAFYKLEFPHDQITSYVFDVVRAEVPKLKLDDVFERKDDIAIAVKRELNEAMTTYGYTIINTLVTDIDPDIQVKNAMNRINAADREKTVAEFEAEASRIRIVAKAQAEAESKKLQGQGIADQRREIARGLVESVDVLNKVGINSQEASALIVVTQHYDTLQAIGADTNSNLILLPNSPQAGSDMLNNMVASFSASNQVGEMMKKTERIKPKEIVKPQPPEETQEPNSEEV; encoded by the coding sequence ATGAATCCTATTTTAATTGTGTTACTAGTCTTCGGATTATTAATTTTATTGTCTTCCTTTTTTACTGTGAAACAACAAACTAGTATTATTGTTGAACGCTTTGGAAAATTCCACAGTATAAGACAATCTGGTTTGCAACTAAAAATTCCATTAATTGATAGAATTGCAGGTCGTGTAAATCTAAAAATTCAACAACTAGATGTTATCATTGAAACTAAAACAAAGGATAATGTATTCGTTAAACTAAAAGTATCTGTTCAATTTATGGTGGTAAAAGAAACAGTTTATGATGCATTTTATAAACTAGAATTTCCACATGATCAAATAACATCCTATGTATTTGATGTTGTTCGCGCCGAAGTTCCTAAACTAAAACTAGATGATGTTTTTGAAAGAAAAGATGACATTGCTATTGCCGTAAAAAGAGAGCTGAACGAAGCTATGACAACTTATGGATACACAATTATCAATACATTGGTTACAGATATTGATCCTGATATTCAAGTAAAAAATGCCATGAACAGAATCAATGCAGCAGATAGAGAAAAAACAGTAGCAGAATTTGAAGCCGAAGCATCACGTATCCGAATTGTAGCAAAAGCACAAGCTGAAGCAGAAAGTAAAAAATTACAAGGACAAGGTATTGCAGATCAACGTAGAGAAATCGCACGAGGTTTAGTAGAAAGTGTGGATGTTTTAAACAAAGTGGGAATCAATTCACAAGAAGCATCAGCACTTATAGTAGTTACGCAACATTATGATACTTTACAAGCCATTGGTGCTGATACAAATTCTAATTTGATTTTGTTGCCAAATTCACCACAAGCAGGAAGCGATATGCTAAATAATATGGTAGCTTCGTTCTCAGCTTCCAATCAAGTTGGAGAAATGATGAAAAAAACAGAACGTATTAAACCAAAAGAAATTGTTAAACCGCAACCACCTGAAGAAACTCAAGAACCAAATTCAGAAGAAGTATAA
- a CDS encoding YtxH domain-containing protein, which produces MASNTGNTILALLTGAAIGAGIGILFAPDKGTNTRRKIREGVDEAKENLNEKFSEVSEKIVEKAFLTKDNFDENFENFVSTASHKTEDLITLLEEKLAALKLKNAKFQK; this is translated from the coding sequence ATGGCAAGTAACACTGGAAATACCATTTTAGCACTTTTAACAGGAGCTGCTATTGGAGCAGGAATCGGAATTTTATTTGCTCCCGACAAAGGAACTAATACAAGAAGAAAAATTCGTGAAGGAGTTGATGAAGCTAAAGAAAATTTAAATGAAAAGTTTTCTGAGGTTTCTGAAAAAATTGTTGAAAAGGCTTTTTTAACAAAAGACAATTTCGATGAAAATTTCGAAAATTTTGTTTCTACTGCAAGTCATAAAACTGAAGACTTGATTACATTACTAGAAGAAAAATTGGCAGCTCTAAAATTAAAGAATGCTAAATTTCAAAAATAA
- a CDS encoding competence protein has protein sequence MALDELKEKTEDIQEQLQAYIESNAAYYKLWGFKVTMKSTTMILKFSLILLCFSMVMLFCSIAAALAIGKYLDNNALGFLAVGSFYLLITFGLFLIKDKIVEGPILEKFSEIFFND, from the coding sequence ATGGCATTAGACGAACTTAAAGAAAAGACAGAAGACATTCAAGAGCAACTCCAAGCATATATAGAAAGCAATGCTGCTTACTACAAACTTTGGGGCTTCAAAGTAACTATGAAGTCCACAACCATGATTCTGAAGTTTTCGTTGATACTTCTATGTTTCTCAATGGTTATGTTATTTTGTTCTATTGCAGCCGCTTTAGCCATTGGTAAGTATTTAGATAATAATGCTTTAGGTTTCTTAGCTGTTGGCTCTTTTTATCTTTTGATAACTTTTGGTTTGTTTTTGATTAAAGATAAAATTGTCGAAGGACCTATTTTAGAGAAGTTTTCAGAAATCTTTTTTAACGATTAA
- the gltX gene encoding glutamate--tRNA ligase: MSKPVRVRFAPSPTGPLHIGGVRTALFNYLFAKKNNGTFYLRIEDTDQTRFVEGAEEYIMEALDWLGIAPEETVGKNEKFGPYRQSERKELYKQYADQLIASGNAYYAFDTAEALDTIRKQYEAEGKTFIYNHTIREKLDTSLVISKEETEKRIADKEDFVIRFKTPIDETLHLKDSIRGDVKFETSLLDDKVLFKSDGMPTYHLANIVDDHLMETSHVIRGEEWLPSMPLHVMLYRAFGWEAPEFAHLPLILKPIGNGKLSKRDGDKMGFPVFPLEWKTEEGISSGYREKGFFPEAVVNFLALLGWNDGTEKELFSLEELAATFDLKRVHKAGAKFDPEKNKWFNHQYLIQKCDEKLAKQFQLIVAENTGKIEEIEINKLTRIVSLIKERAHFVNEFWDLSVFFFEAPDQYDEKAAKNWKEETPGLMLELIKILENIKDFTSNTIETTVKDWMTENEIGMGKIMQPFRLSLVGALKGPHLFDIVELIGKEETIKRIQNAIKTL; encoded by the coding sequence ATGTCAAAACCAGTACGCGTGCGGTTTGCACCAAGTCCAACAGGACCATTACATATTGGTGGTGTAAGAACTGCCCTTTTTAACTACTTATTTGCAAAAAAAAATAATGGAACTTTCTATTTGAGAATAGAAGATACAGATCAAACACGTTTTGTTGAAGGTGCGGAAGAATATATAATGGAAGCACTTGACTGGTTAGGAATTGCGCCAGAAGAAACCGTTGGAAAAAACGAAAAATTTGGACCCTACAGACAAAGCGAAAGAAAAGAATTGTACAAACAATATGCTGATCAATTAATAGCATCAGGTAATGCCTATTATGCTTTTGATACTGCAGAAGCATTAGATACGATAAGGAAACAATACGAAGCTGAAGGTAAAACATTTATATACAATCATACTATTCGTGAAAAACTGGATACATCTCTAGTTATATCAAAAGAAGAAACAGAAAAAAGAATAGCTGACAAAGAAGATTTTGTTATACGTTTTAAAACACCGATAGATGAAACATTACATCTAAAAGATAGTATTCGTGGTGATGTAAAATTTGAAACTAGTCTATTGGATGATAAAGTACTTTTTAAAAGTGATGGAATGCCAACCTATCATTTAGCAAACATTGTAGATGATCATTTAATGGAAACGTCACACGTAATTAGAGGTGAAGAATGGCTACCATCAATGCCGTTACATGTTATGTTGTACCGTGCCTTTGGATGGGAAGCTCCAGAATTTGCACATTTACCATTAATTCTAAAACCAATTGGAAATGGTAAATTATCTAAAAGAGATGGTGATAAAATGGGCTTTCCTGTGTTTCCATTAGAATGGAAAACAGAAGAAGGAATATCATCAGGATACAGAGAAAAAGGATTTTTCCCAGAAGCTGTTGTCAATTTTTTAGCGTTATTGGGATGGAATGACGGAACCGAAAAGGAATTATTTAGTTTAGAGGAATTAGCTGCAACTTTTGATTTAAAAAGGGTACATAAAGCAGGTGCAAAATTTGATCCTGAGAAAAACAAATGGTTCAATCACCAATATTTGATCCAAAAATGTGATGAAAAATTAGCGAAACAATTTCAACTAATTGTTGCTGAGAATACTGGAAAAATTGAAGAAATAGAAATCAATAAATTGACCAGAATTGTTTCTTTAATCAAAGAAAGAGCTCATTTCGTAAATGAATTTTGGGATTTAAGTGTTTTCTTTTTTGAAGCCCCTGATCAATATGATGAAAAAGCAGCAAAAAATTGGAAGGAAGAAACACCAGGATTAATGCTTGAATTAATAAAAATCTTGGAAAATATAAAAGATTTTACCTCCAATACAATCGAAACAACCGTAAAAGATTGGATGACAGAAAATGAAATTGGAATGGGGAAAATTATGCAACCTTTCCGATTAAGTTTAGTTGGTGCATTAAAAGGTCCTCACCTATTCGATATTGTAGAACTAATTGGAAAAGAAGAAACCATAAAAAGAATACAAAATGCAATTAAAACTTTGTAA
- a CDS encoding head GIN domain-containing protein encodes MKKIVVVVTLFLTSYLQAQVTKNLGDFDSVKVFDKLTVKLVPSNENKVSITGTRANEVEVINKNGEVKLRMPFPKLLTGNDIKIHLYFKKIESIDASEGSYVSSDLPFKQTVLSVNAKEGAQIKVEFDTEKATIRAVSGGILDLTGKTNNQTITIASGGVLEAKDLISSQTTVNVSAGGKAEIHATTLVDAKVKAGGSIYIYGKPKQINQETILGGTIIEK; translated from the coding sequence ATGAAAAAGATAGTTGTTGTTGTTACCTTGTTTTTAACGAGTTATTTACAAGCGCAAGTCACCAAGAATTTAGGTGATTTTGATAGCGTAAAAGTATTCGATAAACTTACCGTTAAACTAGTTCCATCTAATGAAAATAAAGTAAGCATAACCGGAACTAGAGCAAATGAAGTTGAAGTAATCAATAAAAATGGTGAAGTTAAATTGCGTATGCCTTTCCCAAAATTATTAACAGGGAATGACATAAAAATACATTTGTACTTCAAAAAAATAGAAAGTATTGATGCCAGCGAAGGCAGTTATGTGTCTAGTGATTTGCCATTCAAACAAACTGTTTTATCGGTTAATGCCAAAGAAGGAGCACAAATAAAAGTAGAATTTGATACCGAAAAAGCAACGATTAGAGCAGTTTCCGGAGGTATTTTAGACTTGACAGGAAAAACCAACAATCAAACGATTACGATTGCTTCTGGTGGTGTTTTAGAAGCTAAAGATTTAATCAGTTCTCAAACTACTGTAAACGTTTCTGCAGGAGGAAAAGCCGAAATACACGCTACAACCTTAGTGGATGCAAAAGTGAAGGCTGGAGGCTCTATTTACATTTATGGTAAACCCAAACAAATCAATCAAGAAACCATCCTTGGTGGAACTATAATTGAAAAGTAG